In one Musa acuminata AAA Group cultivar baxijiao chromosome BXJ2-5, Cavendish_Baxijiao_AAA, whole genome shotgun sequence genomic region, the following are encoded:
- the LOC135613102 gene encoding histone-lysine N-methyltransferase, H3 lysine-9 specific SUVH1-like: protein MEERSNCAPHSWSESVVLDVKPLRSLAPMYPAPLGQKNTFSPPNAPPFVCVTTPFGSFTTESAFPPGFCPLFPSFAASHDVNQKPVDVNFVNDANGFARASEGPDINGSLHNASPSPSFQTPPAAIVSFNKEEPLASGASPPSGRTIKRSSCSNSIHIGNSETEGSNKKKIKTRRPKATGGDLSLLPSSSHDPRELVEVVLMTFDALRRRLMQLDESKRLRPDLKAGTIMMSSDLRANMVKRIGQVPGVAVGDIFYFRIEMCLVGLHSQSVAGIDYMTARFGNEEDPVALGVVSAGVYDNEEDNVDVLIYSGQGSSSKDDQKLERGNLALEKSLHRANEIRVIRSAKDPFVLNGKIYVYDGLYKIHESWVEKGKSGFNTFKYKFLREPGQPDGIAVWKMIEKWKQNPSSRAHVILPDISSGIENMPVCLVNDVDDEKGPRYFAYSTTVSYSKPITSSRPLHSCMCNSVCMPGDSNCSCLHQNGGFLPYSSNGILISCKPLIYECSVSCQCPTNCRNRVTQRGVQVHFEVFRTRDRGWGLRCWDAIRAGTFICEYVGEVTESIQGVEYEENDHIFQPRHADQGFKWNYVPELLGEPSSVDLSETPKPLSFIINSKNMGNISRFMNHSCSPNVFWQPVVHDHGDDGFPHIMFFATKHIPPMTELTYDYGPSSAEMGDYVQSRRTKECFCGSVKCRGFFG, encoded by the coding sequence ATGGAAGAGCGATCAAACTGTGCACCTCATTCTTGGAGCGAATCGGTCGTCTTGGATGTGAAGCCTTTGCGATCTTTGGCTCCCATGTATCCTGCCCCGCTTGGGCAGAAGAACACATTCTCCCCTCCCAATGCCCCTCCCTTTGTTTGTGTCACAACACCTTTTGGTTCCTTCACAACGGAGTCTGCGTTTCCTCCGGGCTTTTGTCCGCTTTTCCCATCTTTTGCTGCTTCTCATGACGTTAACCAGAAACCAGTGGATGTTAATTTTGTCAACGATGCAAATGGGTTTGCCCGTGCCTCGGAAGGTCCGGACATTAATGGTTCTCTGCACAACGCTTCACCATCTCCTTCCTTTCAGACGCCCCCTGCAGCCATCGTATCTTTTAACAAGGAGGAGCCGCTGGCTAGTGGTGCCTCCCCACCATCTGGCAGGACAATAAAGCGGTCCTCTTGCTCTAACAGCATTCACATTGGCAATTCAGAGACAGAGGGTAGTAACAAGAAAAAGATCAAAACTCGACGACCTAAAGCTACTGGCGGTGATTTATCACTGCTACCCTCTTCTTCACATGATCCCAGGGAGCTGGTGGAGGTTGTCCTTATGACATTTGATGCACTTCGCCGGAGGCTTATGCAATTAGATGAGTCGAAAAGGCTACGCCCAGACCTGAAAGCCGGGACCATAATGATGTCCAGTGATCTCCGAGCCAACATGGTAAAGCGGATAGGGCAGGTACCCGGTGTTGCGGTTGGAGATATTTTCTACTTTAGGATCGAGATGTGTTTGGTAGGATTGCATAGTCAGAGTGTTGCTGGAATTGATTACATGACAGCCAGGTTTGGCAATGAAGAAGACCCTGTGGCTCTTGGTGTTGTCTCCGCTGGTGTTTATGATAATGAGGAGGATAATGTGGATGTTCTGATTTACAGTGGTCAGGGAAGTTCTAGCAAGGATGACCAGAAGCTTGAAAGGGGTAATCTTGCTTTAGAAAAAAGCTTGCATAGGGCTAATGAGATTAGGGTCATTCGTAGTGCAAAGGATCCTTTTGTACTTAATGGTAAAATTTACGTCTATGATGGCCTGTATAAGATTCATGAGTCATGGGTGGAAAAAGGAAAGTCAGGCTTTAACACTTTCAAGTACAAGTTTCTGCGAGAGCCAGGGCAGCCTGATGGGATTGCAGTATGGAAAATGATTGAGAAATGGAAACAGAATCCATCGTCTAGAGCGCATGTAATTTTGCCCGACATATCTTCAGGTATTGAAAATATGCCTGTTTGTCTTGTCAATGACGTGGATGATGAGAAGGGACCTAGGTATTTTGCCTATTCCACTACTGTTAGTTATTCAAAACCTATTACTTCATCGAGACCTTTGCATTCTTGCATGTGCAATAGTGTCTGTATGCCAGGTGATTCTAATTGCTCTTGTCTCCACCAGAATGGTGGCTTTCTTCCTTACAGTTCAAATGGGATCCTTATCAGCTGTAAGCCTCTTATATATGAATGCTCTGTTTCCTGCCAGTGCCCTACAAACTGCCGAAACCGAGTTACGCAGAGAGGTGTTCAAGTCCACTTTGAGGTTTTTAGGACAAGGGACCGTGGATGGGGCCTCCGTTGTTGGGATGCTATTCGTGCTGGGACTTTCATCTGTGAATATGTAGGTGAAGTCACTGAGAGCATCCAAGGAGTTGAATATGAAGAAAATGACCATATCTTTCAGCCAAGACATGCTGACCAGGGTTTTAAGTGGAATTATGTGCCTGAGTTGTTGGGAGAACCTAGTAGTGTTGACCTGAGTGAGACTCCAAAACCCTTATCTTTCATCATTAACTCAAAAAACATGGGCAACATTTCTCGATTTATGAACCACAGTTGCTCACCTAATGTCTTTTGGCAGCCAGTTGTTCATGACCATGGTGATGATGGATTTCCACATATCATGTTTTTTGCAACAAAACATATTCCTCCTATGACAGAGTTAACATATGATTATGGTCCGAGTTCAGCTGAGATGGGGGATTATGTTCAATCCCGGAGAACAAAAGAATGCTTTTGTGGCTCAGTCAAGTGTAGAGGCTTTTTTGGCTGA